A window from Carassius carassius chromosome 40, fCarCar2.1, whole genome shotgun sequence encodes these proteins:
- the LOC132122656 gene encoding large ribosomal subunit protein bL27m-like: protein MAALVSSILQARSCILFSQTPTVVLARFASKKSGGSSKNLGGKSAGRRYGYKKQDGNFVHAGNILATQRKGLMRWQPGAHVGIGTNKTLYALEDGIVRFTKEVYIPLPRSAEARDVIPKLPKGAILYKTFINVIPIKQENTFKLVDMV from the exons ATGGCGGCGCTCGTGTCCTCGATACTGCAAGCCAGATCAT GTATTCTGTTCAGTCAAACACCCACAGTTGTACTGGCTAGATTTGCTTCAAAGAAATCAGGAGGAAGCAGCAAAAACCTAGGAGGGAAGAGTGCTGGCCGTAGATATGGTTACAAGAAACAAGATG GGAACTTTGTACATGCGGGCAACATCCTTGCTACACAACGCAAGGGTTTAATGCGCTGGCAACCTGGAGCTCAT GTCGGTATTGGAACCAACAAAACACTTTATGCCTTAGAGGATGGTATTGTCAGGTTCACCAAGGAGGTGTACATTCCTCTGCCACGAAGTGCGGAAGCCAGGGATGTGATCCCAAAACTTCCCAAGGGTGCTATTCTGTACAAGACCTTTATCAATGTCATTCCTATAAAACAGGAGAATACATTTAAACTTGTGGACATGGTATGA